One window of Burkholderia vietnamiensis LMG 10929 genomic DNA carries:
- a CDS encoding UDP-2,3-diacylglucosamine diphosphatase, with protein sequence MGQKTSATSLFRQPIGARAATAFLSGAAAAGALSPHEPPAAHATQHDDSESSMHRYRTIWLSDIHLGSSGCQAPYLLDFLRHNDSEYLYLVGDIIDGWQLKKGWYWPQAHNDVVQKILRKARKGTQVVYIPGNHDEGARQFCDLAFGDIQVRGEAFHTTLAGKRLWIVHGDLFDGVIQHAKWLAYLGDTLYTLILVLNRWFNRIRSRLGFQYWSLSQYLKHQVKNAVNFISKFENVMTDEARRRGCDGVVCGHIHKAEIRDIDGVLYCNDGDWVESLSALVETTEGELKVVYWTAMRAAPSAAPSRKAKAAA encoded by the coding sequence ATGGGCCAGAAAACGTCCGCGACCTCACTGTTCCGTCAACCGATCGGCGCCCGCGCCGCCACCGCCTTCCTGTCCGGCGCCGCCGCGGCCGGCGCGCTGTCGCCGCATGAGCCGCCCGCTGCGCACGCGACGCAGCACGACGATTCCGAATCGTCGATGCATCGCTACCGCACGATCTGGCTGTCGGACATCCACCTCGGCTCGAGCGGCTGCCAGGCGCCGTACCTGCTCGACTTCCTGCGCCACAACGATTCGGAATACCTGTACCTGGTCGGCGACATCATCGACGGCTGGCAGCTGAAGAAGGGCTGGTACTGGCCGCAGGCGCACAACGACGTCGTGCAGAAGATCCTGCGCAAGGCGCGCAAGGGCACGCAGGTCGTCTACATCCCCGGCAATCACGACGAAGGCGCGCGGCAGTTCTGCGATCTCGCGTTCGGCGACATCCAGGTGCGCGGCGAAGCGTTCCACACGACGCTCGCAGGCAAACGTTTGTGGATCGTGCACGGCGACCTGTTCGACGGCGTGATCCAGCACGCGAAGTGGCTCGCGTACCTCGGCGACACGCTGTACACGCTGATCCTCGTGCTGAACCGATGGTTCAACCGGATCCGCAGCCGGCTCGGCTTCCAATACTGGTCGCTGTCGCAGTACCTGAAGCACCAGGTGAAGAACGCCGTCAATTTCATCTCGAAGTTCGAGAACGTGATGACCGACGAAGCGCGCCGCCGCGGCTGCGACGGCGTCGTGTGCGGACACATCCACAAGGCCGAAATCCGCGACATCGACGGCGTCCTGTACTGCAACGACGGCGACTGGGTCGAAAGCCTGTCCGCGCTCGTCGAGACGACGGAAGGTGAACTGAAGGTCGTCTACTGGACGGCGATGCGCGCCGCACCGTCCGCAGCCCCGTCGCGCAAGGCCAAGGCGGCCGCCTGA
- a CDS encoding RDD family protein: MLYEAVLLFGVVFFAALAFSVVLQQRNGLVHHDLLAAWIALVVGAYFLWFWTHGGQTLPMKTWRLRLESSNGQPLTAGHALVRYALAWLWFLPPLALHPLLGLSVPVTLALAAAWIAAWAGAARLHAGRQFPHDRLARTRVVAVSR; this comes from the coding sequence ATGCTGTATGAAGCCGTCCTGCTGTTCGGCGTGGTGTTCTTCGCCGCGCTCGCCTTCAGCGTCGTGCTGCAACAGCGCAACGGCCTCGTCCATCACGACCTGCTCGCCGCGTGGATCGCGCTCGTGGTCGGCGCTTACTTCCTGTGGTTCTGGACCCACGGCGGTCAGACGTTGCCGATGAAAACTTGGCGGCTGCGGCTCGAATCGTCGAACGGCCAGCCGCTGACCGCCGGTCACGCGCTCGTGCGCTATGCGCTCGCCTGGCTGTGGTTCCTGCCGCCGCTCGCGCTGCATCCGTTGCTCGGCCTGTCGGTGCCCGTCACCCTCGCGCTCGCGGCCGCGTGGATCGCGGCCTGGGCCGGCGCGGCCCGTCTGCACGCCGGGCGGCAGTTTCCGCACGATCGACTCGCGCGCACGCGCGTCGTCGCGGTTTCGCGTTGA
- a CDS encoding DUF3106 domain-containing protein, which yields MSQKRGLAVFFGCVIAIAVSYVATYSRFNPPPAAVSPAATSAPAPTSSAVGLTADLAPLPLPLPAANGPLSWARLSAAQRAALAPFADQWDGFSDARKRKWLRIASRFAKLTPEAQKQLQERMAEWAHMTPEQRRVARENYQSAKELSAQARERAWKAYQQLPEEQKERLAATERRRRPSVVSAPPTGADRDVRRLVHAREHPASNPAAAVPASAGAGVPPAASATSGAPPAATPVSPVDAPSLFKGS from the coding sequence GTGAGTCAGAAACGCGGCCTGGCCGTATTTTTCGGATGCGTGATCGCGATCGCCGTTTCGTACGTCGCCACCTACTCCCGATTCAACCCGCCGCCCGCGGCGGTCTCGCCCGCGGCCACCAGTGCGCCCGCGCCGACCTCCTCCGCCGTCGGGCTGACCGCCGATCTCGCGCCACTTCCGCTTCCGCTGCCGGCCGCCAACGGCCCGCTGTCGTGGGCGCGCCTGAGCGCGGCCCAGCGCGCGGCGCTCGCGCCGTTTGCCGATCAGTGGGACGGCTTCAGCGACGCTCGCAAGCGAAAATGGCTGAGGATCGCGTCACGTTTCGCGAAGTTGACACCCGAAGCGCAGAAACAACTGCAGGAGCGAATGGCCGAATGGGCGCACATGACGCCCGAGCAGCGACGCGTCGCGCGCGAGAACTATCAGAGCGCGAAGGAACTGTCCGCGCAGGCGCGCGAACGCGCGTGGAAGGCCTATCAGCAATTGCCCGAGGAACAGAAGGAGCGGCTCGCCGCGACCGAACGCCGGCGCCGGCCGAGCGTCGTCAGCGCGCCGCCGACCGGCGCGGACCGCGACGTGCGCCGCCTCGTGCATGCGCGCGAGCATCCGGCCAGCAACCCGGCCGCCGCGGTACCCGCTTCGGCCGGCGCGGGCGTGCCGCCCGCCGCCTCGGCCACCTCCGGCGCACCGCCGGCCGCCACGCCGGTGTCGCCCGTCGACGCCCCGTCACTGTTCAAGGGTTCCTGA
- a CDS encoding DUF3619 family protein, translating into MSSAPVNREHEFALKVRRALDERAAALPAATTDRLAAARRAALARKKPEAASAPVFVPAFAGAAGAYGTPPASRPRASFARRLLRAWPLALLLAGLVGIAYWEDMQRTAELADIDAAMLSDDLPLNAYLDHGFNAYLSRAR; encoded by the coding sequence ATGAGCTCCGCCCCCGTAAATCGAGAACACGAATTCGCGCTGAAGGTTCGCCGCGCGCTGGACGAACGTGCCGCGGCGCTGCCTGCCGCGACCACCGATCGCCTGGCCGCCGCGCGCCGCGCCGCGCTCGCGCGCAAGAAGCCGGAAGCGGCCAGCGCGCCGGTGTTCGTGCCGGCCTTCGCCGGTGCGGCCGGTGCCTACGGCACGCCGCCCGCGAGCCGCCCGCGCGCGTCGTTCGCGCGCCGGCTGCTGCGCGCGTGGCCGCTCGCGCTGTTGCTCGCGGGACTCGTCGGCATTGCTTACTGGGAAGACATGCAGCGCACCGCCGAACTCGCCGACATCGACGCGGCGATGCTCAGCGACGACCTGCCGCTCAACGCGTATCTCGATCACGGGTTCAACGCGTATCTTTCGCGCGCACGCTAA
- a CDS encoding RNA polymerase sigma factor, translated as MASDKELADFLAGVERRAFKQAAYAVRDDDASLDIVQDAMIKLAEKYGDRPAAELPLLFQRILQNAIHDWFRRQKVRNTWVTLFSSLNSGDDEDFDPLETLESADDNAGVESTEHRLEREQVLALIDEEIQKLPTRQREAFLMRYWEDMDVAETAAAMGCSEGSVKTHCSRATHTLAHALKAKGITL; from the coding sequence ATGGCATCAGACAAGGAACTCGCCGACTTTCTGGCGGGCGTCGAAAGGCGCGCGTTCAAGCAGGCTGCGTACGCCGTGCGCGACGACGATGCGTCGCTCGACATCGTGCAGGACGCGATGATCAAGCTGGCGGAGAAATACGGCGACCGGCCGGCGGCCGAGCTGCCGCTGCTGTTCCAGCGGATCCTGCAGAACGCGATCCACGACTGGTTCCGCCGTCAGAAAGTCCGCAATACGTGGGTCACGCTGTTCTCGTCGCTCAACAGCGGCGACGACGAAGACTTCGATCCGCTGGAAACGCTCGAATCCGCGGATGACAATGCAGGAGTCGAAAGCACCGAGCACCGCCTCGAGCGCGAGCAGGTCCTGGCCCTCATCGACGAGGAAATCCAGAAACTCCCGACGCGTCAACGGGAAGCGTTCCTGATGCGTTATTGGGAAGATATGGATGTCGCCGAGACTGCCGCCGCAATGGGGTGCTCCGAAGGCAGCGTCAAGACGCACTGCTCGCGAGCCACCCACACGCTGGCGCACGCGCTCAAGGCCAAAGGAATCACGCTATGA
- a CDS encoding acetolactate synthase 3 catalytic subunit: protein MNMPSAEFSTSEPLSPPDSDSIGATVLMKALADEKVEFIWGYPGGSVLYIYDELYKQDKIQHVLVRHEQAAVHAADAYARSTGNVGVCLVTSGPGVTNAVTGIATAYMDSIPMVVISGQVPTAAIGQDAFQECDTVGITRPCVKHNFLVKDVRDLAETVKKAFYIARTGRPGPVLIDIPKDISKTPCPYEPVKSVSLRSYNPVTKGHSGQIRKAVSLLLSAKRPYIYTGGGIILADASRELNQFADLLGYPVTNTLMGLGGYRASDKKFLGMLGMHGTYEANMAMQHCDVLIAIGARFDDRVIGDPAHFASRPRKIIHIDIDPSSISKRVKVDIPIVGDVKEVLKELIEQLQTAEHGPDTEALAQWWKDIEGWRGKNCLKFDRESEIIKPQYVVEKAWELTDGNAFVCSDVGQHQMWAAQFYRFNKPRRWINSGGLGTMGFGLPAAMGVKMAHPDDDVLCITGEGSIQMCIQELSTCLQYDTPVKIISLNNRYLGMVRQWQQIEYSKRYSHSYMDALPDFVKLAEAYGHVGMRIEKTSDVEPALKEALRLKDRTVFLDFQTDPTENVWPMVQAGKGITEMLLGSEDL, encoded by the coding sequence ATGAACATGCCCAGCGCGGAATTCTCCACGTCGGAACCCCTTTCCCCTCCCGATAGCGACTCCATCGGCGCCACCGTGCTCATGAAGGCACTGGCCGACGAAAAGGTCGAATTCATCTGGGGTTATCCCGGCGGCTCGGTACTCTACATCTACGACGAGCTCTACAAGCAGGACAAGATTCAGCACGTGCTGGTGCGCCACGAACAGGCGGCCGTGCACGCAGCCGATGCGTATGCGCGTTCCACCGGCAACGTCGGCGTCTGTCTCGTCACGTCCGGCCCCGGCGTCACCAATGCGGTGACCGGCATCGCGACGGCCTACATGGATTCGATCCCGATGGTCGTGATCAGCGGCCAGGTGCCGACTGCCGCGATCGGTCAGGACGCGTTCCAGGAGTGCGATACGGTCGGCATCACGCGTCCGTGCGTGAAGCACAACTTCCTCGTGAAGGACGTGCGCGACCTCGCCGAGACGGTCAAGAAGGCGTTCTACATCGCCCGCACAGGCCGTCCGGGCCCCGTGCTGATCGACATCCCGAAAGACATCTCCAAGACGCCGTGCCCGTACGAGCCGGTCAAGAGCGTGTCGCTGCGCTCGTACAACCCGGTCACGAAGGGGCATTCGGGCCAGATCCGCAAGGCCGTGTCGCTGCTGCTGTCCGCGAAGCGTCCGTATATCTACACGGGCGGCGGCATCATCCTCGCCGATGCGTCGCGCGAGCTGAACCAGTTCGCCGACCTGCTCGGCTACCCGGTCACGAACACGCTGATGGGCCTCGGCGGCTATCGCGCGTCGGACAAGAAATTCCTCGGCATGCTCGGCATGCACGGCACGTACGAAGCGAACATGGCGATGCAGCACTGCGACGTGCTGATCGCGATCGGTGCGCGCTTCGACGACCGCGTGATCGGCGACCCGGCGCACTTCGCGTCGCGTCCGCGCAAGATCATCCACATCGACATCGATCCGTCGTCCATTTCCAAGCGCGTGAAGGTCGACATTCCGATCGTCGGCGACGTGAAGGAAGTGCTGAAGGAGCTGATCGAGCAGCTGCAGACGGCCGAGCATGGCCCCGACACCGAAGCGCTCGCGCAGTGGTGGAAGGACATCGAAGGCTGGCGCGGCAAGAACTGCCTGAAGTTCGACCGCGAAAGCGAGATCATCAAGCCGCAGTACGTGGTCGAGAAGGCGTGGGAGCTGACGGACGGCAACGCGTTCGTGTGCTCGGACGTCGGCCAGCACCAGATGTGGGCCGCGCAGTTCTACCGTTTCAACAAGCCGCGTCGCTGGATCAACTCCGGCGGCCTCGGCACGATGGGCTTCGGCCTGCCGGCAGCGATGGGCGTCAAGATGGCGCACCCGGACGACGACGTGCTGTGCATCACGGGCGAAGGCTCGATCCAGATGTGCATCCAGGAACTGTCGACCTGCCTGCAGTACGACACGCCCGTGAAGATCATTTCGCTGAACAACCGCTATCTCGGCATGGTCCGCCAGTGGCAGCAGATCGAATACAGCAAGCGCTATTCGCATTCGTACATGGATGCGCTGCCCGACTTCGTGAAGCTCGCCGAGGCGTACGGCCATGTCGGCATGCGGATCGAAAAGACTTCGGATGTGGAGCCGGCGCTGAAGGAGGCGCTGCGCCTGAAGGACCGCACCGTGTTTCTCGACTTCCAGACCGATCCGACCGAAAACGTCTGGCCGATGGTACAGGCCGGCAAGGGCATCACCGAGATGCTGCTCGGCTCGGAAGACCTGTAA
- the ilvN gene encoding acetolactate synthase small subunit, with amino-acid sequence MRHIISVLLENEPGALSRVVGLFSARGYNIETLTVAPTEDQSLSRLTIVSIGSDDVIEQITKHLNRLIEVVKVVDLTDGAHIERELMLIKVRAVGKEREEMKRMSDIFRGRIIDVTEKTYTIELTGASDKLDAFIQGLDASAILETVRTGSSGIGRGERILKV; translated from the coding sequence ATGAGACACATCATTTCCGTCCTGCTGGAAAACGAACCGGGCGCGCTGTCGCGCGTGGTCGGTCTGTTTTCCGCACGCGGCTACAACATCGAAACCTTGACGGTGGCGCCGACCGAAGACCAATCGCTGTCGCGGCTGACCATCGTTTCCATTGGCTCGGACGACGTGATCGAACAGATCACGAAGCATCTGAACCGCCTGATCGAGGTGGTGAAAGTGGTGGACCTGACCGACGGTGCCCACATCGAACGCGAGCTGATGCTGATCAAGGTACGTGCAGTGGGCAAGGAGCGCGAAGAAATGAAGCGGATGTCGGATATTTTCCGCGGCCGCATCATCGACGTGACCGAAAAGACCTACACGATCGAATTGACGGGCGCGAGCGACAAGCTCGACGCATTCATCCAGGGGCTGGACGCGAGCGCGATCCTCGAGACCGTGCGCACCGGCAGCTCCGGCATCGGACGCGGCGAGCGCATCCTGAAGGTGTGA
- the ilvC gene encoding ketol-acid reductoisomerase, translating into MNVFYDKDADLSLIKGKQVTIIGYGSQGHAHALNLKDSGVNVTVGLRKGGASWSKAENAGLSVKEVAEAVKGADVVMMLLPDEQIADVYAKEVHANIKQGAALAFAHGFNVHYGQVIPRADLDVIMIAPKAPGHTVRGTYSQGGGVPHLIAVAQNKSGAARDIALSYAAANGGGRAGIIETNFREETETDLFGEQAVLCGGTVELIKAGFETLVEAGYAPEMAYFECLHELKLIVDLIYEGGIANMNYSISNNAEYGEYVTGPRVVTEETKKAMKQCLTDIQTGEYAKSFILENKAGAPTLQSRRRLTAEHQIEQVGAKLRAMMPWIAKNKLVDQTKN; encoded by the coding sequence ATGAACGTTTTCTACGACAAAGACGCCGACCTCTCCCTCATCAAGGGCAAGCAAGTCACGATCATCGGCTACGGCTCGCAAGGCCATGCGCACGCGCTGAACCTGAAGGACAGCGGCGTAAACGTGACGGTCGGCCTGCGCAAGGGCGGCGCGTCGTGGAGCAAGGCCGAGAACGCCGGCCTGTCGGTCAAGGAAGTCGCCGAAGCGGTGAAGGGCGCTGACGTCGTGATGATGCTGCTGCCCGACGAGCAGATCGCCGACGTGTACGCGAAGGAAGTCCACGCGAACATCAAGCAAGGCGCGGCGCTGGCATTCGCACACGGCTTCAACGTCCACTACGGCCAGGTGATCCCGCGCGCCGACCTCGACGTGATCATGATCGCGCCGAAGGCACCGGGCCACACCGTGCGCGGCACGTACTCGCAAGGCGGCGGCGTGCCGCACCTGATCGCGGTCGCGCAGAACAAGTCGGGCGCAGCACGCGACATCGCGCTGTCGTACGCGGCAGCGAACGGCGGCGGTCGTGCCGGCATCATCGAAACGAACTTCCGCGAAGAAACCGAAACCGACCTGTTCGGCGAGCAGGCCGTGCTGTGCGGCGGTACCGTCGAGCTGATCAAGGCTGGTTTCGAGACGCTGGTGGAAGCCGGCTACGCGCCGGAAATGGCGTACTTCGAATGCCTGCACGAGCTGAAGCTGATCGTCGACCTGATCTACGAAGGCGGCATCGCGAACATGAACTACTCGATCTCGAACAACGCCGAGTACGGCGAGTACGTGACGGGCCCGCGCGTCGTCACCGAAGAGACGAAGAAGGCGATGAAGCAGTGCCTGACCGACATCCAGACGGGCGAGTACGCGAAGAGCTTCATCCTCGAAAACAAGGCCGGCGCACCGACGCTGCAATCGCGCCGCCGCCTGACGGCCGAGCACCAGATCGAGCAGGTTGGTGCGAAGCTGCGCGCGATGATGCCGTGGATCGCGAAGAACAAGCTCGTCGACCAGACGAAGAACTAA
- a CDS encoding phosphatidylserine decarboxylase, whose product MNYPHPIIAREGWPFIAIAAVIALLIHAIGGFGFAWPFWLLLVFVVQFFRDPQRPIPAQPNAVLCPADGRIVAVETSHDPYANREALKISVFMNVFNVHSQRSPVDGAISKVEYFPGAFLNAAIDKASTENERNAVVIQTASGKTVTAVQIAGLIARRILCYVRAGEPLSRGQRYGFIRFGSRVDVYLPLGSRAKVSIGEKVYASSTILAELEQ is encoded by the coding sequence ATGAACTATCCTCATCCGATCATCGCGCGCGAAGGCTGGCCGTTCATCGCGATTGCAGCCGTCATCGCGTTGTTGATCCACGCCATCGGGGGCTTCGGCTTCGCATGGCCGTTCTGGCTGCTGCTCGTCTTCGTGGTCCAGTTCTTCCGTGATCCGCAGCGCCCGATTCCGGCGCAGCCGAACGCGGTGCTGTGCCCGGCGGACGGCCGTATCGTCGCGGTCGAGACCTCGCACGATCCGTATGCGAACCGCGAAGCGCTGAAGATCAGCGTGTTCATGAATGTCTTCAACGTCCATTCGCAGCGCTCGCCGGTCGATGGCGCGATCTCGAAGGTCGAGTACTTCCCGGGCGCGTTCCTGAACGCGGCGATCGACAAGGCGTCGACCGAGAACGAGCGCAACGCGGTCGTGATCCAGACGGCGAGCGGCAAGACCGTCACCGCCGTGCAGATCGCCGGCCTGATCGCGCGCCGGATCCTCTGCTACGTGCGCGCGGGCGAGCCGCTGTCGCGTGGTCAGCGTTACGGTTTCATCCGCTTCGGTTCGCGCGTGGACGTCTATCTGCCGCTCGGCAGCCGCGCGAAGGTGTCGATCGGCGAGAAGGTGTACGCATCGTCGACGATCCTCGCCGAACTCGAACAGTAA
- the pssA gene encoding CDP-diacylglycerol--serine O-phosphatidyltransferase: protein MAAFKPRRPRNGTSQTPRPFRRNKVMASDPVPSESRRAARQRFLKTRGIYLLPNAFTTAALFCGFFAVVQAMNVRFEIAAIAIFVAMVLDGMDGRVARMTHTQSAFGEQFDSLSDMVSFGVAPALVMYEWVLKDLGRWGWLAAFVYCSGAALRLARFNTNIGVVDKRFFQGLPSPAAAALIAGFVWLATDNRVPMKLGWLPWVAFVLTIYAGVTMVSNAPFYSGKALDVRHRVPFAAILLVVVAFVLVSSDPPLMLFCLFVLYGLSGYVFWAYMAVRGRANPARSSQREH from the coding sequence ATGGCCGCATTCAAACCGCGCCGGCCGCGCAACGGCACCAGCCAGACGCCGCGCCCGTTTCGCCGCAACAAGGTGATGGCATCGGATCCGGTGCCGAGCGAAAGTCGCCGCGCCGCGCGCCAGCGGTTCCTGAAGACGCGCGGCATCTATCTGCTGCCGAACGCGTTCACGACCGCTGCGCTGTTCTGCGGCTTCTTCGCGGTCGTGCAGGCGATGAACGTGCGCTTCGAGATCGCCGCGATCGCCATCTTCGTCGCGATGGTGCTCGACGGGATGGACGGGCGCGTCGCGCGCATGACGCATACGCAGAGCGCGTTCGGCGAACAGTTCGACAGCCTGTCCGACATGGTGTCGTTCGGCGTGGCGCCCGCGCTCGTGATGTACGAGTGGGTGCTGAAGGATCTCGGCCGCTGGGGCTGGCTTGCCGCCTTCGTCTACTGCTCGGGCGCGGCGCTGCGGCTCGCGCGCTTCAACACCAACATTGGCGTCGTCGACAAGCGCTTCTTCCAGGGGCTGCCGAGCCCGGCCGCCGCTGCGCTGATCGCCGGCTTCGTGTGGCTCGCCACCGACAACCGCGTGCCGATGAAGCTCGGCTGGCTGCCGTGGGTCGCGTTCGTGCTGACGATCTACGCGGGCGTGACGATGGTGTCGAACGCGCCGTTCTACAGCGGCAAGGCGCTCGACGTGCGGCATCGCGTGCCGTTCGCGGCGATCCTCTTGGTGGTGGTGGCGTTCGTGCTGGTGTCGTCCGATCCGCCGCTGATGCTGTTCTGCCTGTTCGTGCTGTACGGGCTGTCCGGCTACGTGTTCTGGGCGTACATGGCCGTGCGCGGCCGTGCCAACCCGGCGCGCTCGTCGCAGCGCGAGCACTGA
- a CDS encoding 2-isopropylmalate synthase, giving the protein MTDKLIIFDTTLRDGEQSPGASMTKEEKIRIAKHLERMKVDVIEAGFAASSNGDFDAIHTIAGLVKDSTICSLARANDKDIQRAADALKPASSARIHTFIATSPLHMEKKLRMTPDQVFEQARLAVRFARKFTDNVEFSPEDGSRSDLDFLCRVLEAVIAEGATTINIADTVGYGVPELYGNLVKTLRERIPNSDKAIFSVHCHNDLGMAVANSLAGVKIGGARQVECTINGLGERAGNTSLEEIVMAVKTRKDYFGLDVGIDTTQIVPTSKLVSQITGFVVQPNKAVVGANAFAHASGIHQDGVLKARDTYEIMRAEDVGWTANKIVLGKLSGRNAFKQRLQELGVSLDSEAELNAAFMRFKDLADRKAEIFDEDIIAIVSEESALAQEQEHFKFVSLSQHSETGEQPQAKVVFAVEGSEVTGEARGNGPVDATFNAIEGEVGSGSELLLYSVNAITTGTQAQGEVTVRLSKNGRIVNGVGTDPDIVAASAKAYIAALNKLHSKDDKLNPQRA; this is encoded by the coding sequence ATGACAGACAAGCTGATCATTTTCGATACGACGTTGCGTGACGGTGAACAATCGCCCGGCGCGTCGATGACGAAGGAAGAGAAAATCCGCATCGCGAAGCACCTCGAGCGGATGAAGGTCGACGTGATCGAGGCCGGTTTCGCGGCCAGCTCGAACGGCGACTTCGACGCGATCCACACGATCGCCGGGCTCGTGAAGGACAGCACGATCTGCTCGCTCGCGCGCGCCAACGACAAGGACATCCAGCGCGCAGCCGATGCACTGAAGCCGGCCAGCAGCGCGCGGATCCACACGTTCATCGCGACGTCTCCGCTGCACATGGAAAAGAAGCTGCGCATGACGCCGGACCAGGTGTTCGAGCAGGCGCGGCTCGCGGTGCGCTTTGCACGCAAGTTCACCGACAACGTCGAGTTCTCGCCGGAAGACGGCAGCCGCTCGGATCTCGACTTCCTGTGCCGCGTGCTGGAAGCGGTGATCGCCGAAGGCGCGACGACGATCAACATCGCCGATACGGTCGGCTACGGCGTGCCGGAGCTTTACGGCAACCTGGTGAAGACGCTGCGCGAACGCATTCCGAACTCGGACAAGGCGATCTTCTCCGTGCATTGCCACAACGACCTCGGGATGGCGGTCGCGAACTCGCTCGCGGGCGTGAAGATCGGCGGCGCGCGTCAGGTCGAATGCACGATCAACGGTCTCGGCGAGCGCGCGGGCAATACGTCGCTCGAAGAAATCGTGATGGCCGTGAAGACGCGCAAGGACTACTTCGGCCTCGACGTCGGCATCGACACGACGCAGATCGTGCCGACCTCGAAGCTCGTGTCGCAGATCACCGGTTTCGTCGTGCAGCCGAACAAGGCCGTGGTCGGGGCGAACGCGTTCGCGCACGCTTCCGGCATCCACCAGGACGGCGTGCTGAAGGCGCGCGACACCTACGAGATCATGCGCGCGGAAGACGTGGGCTGGACCGCGAACAAGATCGTGCTCGGCAAGCTGTCGGGCCGTAACGCGTTCAAGCAGCGGCTGCAGGAACTCGGCGTGTCGCTCGACAGCGAAGCCGAACTGAACGCCGCGTTCATGCGCTTCAAGGATCTCGCCGACCGCAAGGCCGAGATCTTCGACGAGGACATCATCGCGATCGTCTCCGAAGAATCGGCGCTCGCGCAGGAGCAGGAGCACTTCAAGTTCGTGTCGCTGTCGCAGCATTCGGAAACCGGCGAGCAGCCGCAAGCGAAGGTCGTGTTCGCGGTCGAAGGCAGCGAGGTGACCGGCGAGGCGCGCGGCAACGGCCCGGTCGATGCGACGTTCAACGCGATCGAGGGCGAAGTCGGCAGCGGTTCCGAGCTGCTGCTGTATTCGGTGAACGCGATCACGACCGGCACGCAGGCGCAGGGCGAAGTGACGGTGCGGCTGTCGAAGAACGGGCGCATCGTGAACGGCGTCGGCACCGACCCGGACATCGTCGCGGCTTCCGCGAAGGCGTACATCGCCGCGTTGAACAAGCTGCACTCGAAGGACGACAAGCTCAACCCGCAACGCGCGTAA